In the Malania oleifera isolate guangnan ecotype guangnan chromosome 1, ASM2987363v1, whole genome shotgun sequence genome, one interval contains:
- the LOC131166343 gene encoding allene oxide cyclase, chloroplastic-like yields the protein MASSTSPLQTISSSLNLPRPRSLPSSPTTATALLPFKFSNPFLPQSLRLANAHNRVSIPARSFSCRSQADPPPSDSRRPTKVQELHVYEMNERDRGSPAYLRLSQKDVNSLGDLVPFSNKIYSGDLQKRVGITAGLCVLIQHVPEKKGDRYEAIYSFYFGDYGHIAVQGPYLTYEDTYLAVTGGSGAFEGVYGQVKLQQLIFPFKLFYTFYLQGIKDLPQELQCTPVAPSPAVEPHPAAKACEPHATVASFTD from the exons ATGGCTTCCTCCACCTCTCCTCTCCAAACCATCTCTTCGTCCCTCAATTTACCCCGCCCAAGGTCTCTTCCCTCCTCGCCCACGACTGCTACTGCCCTCCTTCCCTTCAAGTTCTCAAACCCATTTCTACCGCAGAGCCTCAGGCTCGCCAATGCCCACAACCGTGTCTCCATCCCCGCGAGATCCTTCTCCTGCCGAAGCCAGGCCGACCCTCCTCCTTCCGATTCTCGGAGACCCA CTAAAGTTCAGGAGCTCCACGTCTACGAGATGAACGAGCGCGACCGTGGAAGCCCCGCTTATCTCCGATTAAGCCAGAAAGACGTCAATTCCCTCGGCGATCTCGTTCCTTTCAGCAACAAA ATCTACAGCGGAGACTTGCAGAAGCGGGTGGGGATCACGGCGGGCCTATGCGTGCTGATCCAACACGTGCCAGAGAAGAAAGGCGACAGGTACGAGGCCATATACAGCTTCTACTTTGGGGATTACGGTCACATAGCTGTGCAGGGGCCGTACCTGACTTACGAAGACACGTACCTGGCGGTGACCGGCGGCTCCGGGGCGTTCGAGGGCGTCTACGGCCAGGTCAAGCTCCAGCAGCTTATTTTCCCCTTCAAGCTCTTCTATACCTTCTATCTTCAGGGCATTAAGGACTTGCCGCAGGAGCTTCAGTGCACGCCCGTGGCACCGTCGCCCGCGGTGGAGCCCCACCCGGCGGCGAAGGCTTGCGAGCCTCATGCCACCGTAGCTAGTTTTACTGACTAG